In one Niallia taxi genomic region, the following are encoded:
- a CDS encoding ABC transporter permease, with translation MKKLSKISVLYLVLVFIILYAPIFYLIFYSFNSGGTMNNFQNFTWKWYKELFQDTRLLVIVLNTVIIALLSASIATIIGVFGAISISMMRRKQLRNTILSLNNVLIVSPDVIIGASFLIFFTILGIKLGFVSVLLSHIAFCIPIVVIMVLPKLQEMSPTLMDAAFDLGASWREVLSKVILPYIAPGIYAGFFMALTYSLDDFAVTFFVTGNGFSTLSVEIYSLARRGISLNINALSALLFFITLLLVIGYYFVSKRAVRRHKTGVNQ, from the coding sequence ATGAAGAAACTGTCAAAGATATCTGTACTATATTTAGTTTTAGTTTTTATCATTTTATATGCCCCGATCTTTTATCTGATTTTTTATTCCTTTAACAGCGGTGGCACAATGAATAATTTCCAGAACTTCACATGGAAATGGTATAAAGAGCTGTTCCAAGACACAAGGCTGCTTGTAATTGTGTTAAACACAGTTATTATCGCACTTTTATCAGCATCCATTGCCACAATCATTGGTGTTTTTGGAGCCATCAGCATTTCTATGATGAGAAGAAAACAGCTAAGAAATACAATCCTTTCTTTAAACAATGTATTGATTGTAAGTCCTGATGTTATCATCGGTGCGTCCTTTTTAATTTTCTTTACAATATTGGGAATCAAGCTTGGCTTTGTGTCTGTGCTATTGTCGCATATTGCCTTTTGCATACCGATAGTGGTTATAATGGTGCTTCCGAAGCTTCAGGAAATGAGCCCAACATTAATGGATGCTGCATTTGACCTTGGCGCAAGCTGGAGGGAAGTCCTTTCTAAAGTTATTCTTCCCTATATTGCTCCAGGTATTTATGCTGGATTCTTTATGGCTTTGACATATTCATTGGATGATTTTGCGGTTACTTTTTTCGTAACAGGAAATGGTTTCTCTACTCTGTCTGTAGAAATTTATTCACTGGCTAGGAGAGGTATTTCCCTTAACATAAATGCTCTGTCAGCCCTGCTGTTCTTCATTACGCTGTTACTTGTCATCGGTTATTATTTCGTTTCCAAGCGAGCAGTCAGAAGACATAAAACGGGGGTGAACCAATGA
- a CDS encoding response regulator transcription factor yields MQVLVIEDNVGVCSMLEMFFGKEDFKGVFLHDGLEGYKHFIDNEYDMVILDWMLPSMDGITVCRKIREVDKNVPIIMLTAKDTESDQVLGLEMGADDYVTKPFSPLALTARMKAIVRRQAKEKNNLEDAIETSIIKINKETREVFISDKLISNLTPKEFDLLSFFAQHPKQVFSRDQILERVWGFQFYGDDRTVDVHIKRLRRKIGRDNQPFFHTVWGVGYKYDETVVINEN; encoded by the coding sequence ATGCAAGTTTTAGTAATAGAAGATAATGTTGGTGTTTGCTCCATGTTAGAAATGTTTTTTGGAAAAGAAGACTTTAAAGGAGTATTCCTGCATGATGGTTTAGAAGGATACAAGCATTTTATAGATAATGAGTATGATATGGTTATTTTAGATTGGATGCTGCCGAGTATGGATGGGATTACAGTATGCCGTAAAATAAGAGAAGTAGATAAAAATGTGCCAATAATCATGCTGACAGCAAAGGATACGGAATCCGACCAAGTATTAGGGTTAGAAATGGGCGCGGATGATTACGTGACAAAACCTTTCAGCCCATTGGCGTTGACTGCGAGAATGAAGGCGATTGTAAGAAGACAAGCAAAGGAAAAAAATAATTTGGAAGACGCAATAGAAACGAGTATCATTAAGATTAATAAGGAAACACGGGAAGTATTCATCTCAGATAAACTCATTTCTAATCTTACTCCAAAGGAATTCGACCTTTTGTCTTTTTTTGCACAGCATCCGAAACAAGTCTTTTCAAGGGATCAAATACTTGAGCGAGTATGGGGCTTTCAATTTTACGGAGATGATCGTACAGTAGATGTCCATATCAAAAGATTGAGAAGAAAAATTGGCCGTGATAACCAGCCATTCTTCCATACTGTATGGGGAGTTGGCTATAAATACGATGAAACGGTGGTCATAAATGAGAATTAA
- a CDS encoding S1C family serine protease has translation MMNEFDKNKDNVNGLNEFETEKDTLNSADLSKSREESSSFEANGINKLEEKQETKAEEQEVKAEGQEFTNEYPQTASFNKADELVRDYERVMSDGTDESAAAEQQIHENKTMTAAAATADQQPAGKRGKERPSSGNPKWKGFFSLLAAGVVGSALTFVAIPHTDLLDGKYTKLEQQVEDLSSKVSSNSSSSDITAQTTSATASDSSSPSIADMVETSSKAIVGIVNVQKQATNQFSQSTTTDSEVESGSGSGIIFKKDDKYAYIATNNHVIEGANSLEISLYNGDKTEGKLIGADALTDLAVVRIDAKYATDVIEFGDSSTLRPGDQVWAIGNPLGLDLSRTVTQGIVSAVDRSITVNTSAGDWEFNVIQTDAAINPGNSGGALINSAGQVIGINSLKISEDGVEGLGFAIPSNDLLPIVNEIIESGEVERPYIGVGLASLEEVPQMYLQDLPDSVTKGVMVTNIDSNSAAAKAGLEVQDVIISINGTDLDGSSDLRKYLYTKVDIGDKVKLVVYHDGSKKTVELTLTSNSGSSN, from the coding sequence ATGATGAATGAGTTTGATAAAAACAAAGATAATGTGAACGGATTAAATGAGTTTGAAACGGAAAAGGATACTTTAAACAGTGCGGACCTTTCAAAAAGTAGAGAGGAAAGTTCTTCATTCGAAGCAAATGGCATAAATAAGCTAGAAGAAAAGCAAGAGACAAAAGCAGAAGAACAAGAAGTAAAAGCAGAGGGTCAAGAATTTACAAACGAATATCCTCAAACAGCAAGCTTTAATAAGGCAGATGAGTTAGTTCGTGATTACGAAAGAGTAATGAGCGATGGCACTGATGAGAGCGCGGCTGCTGAACAACAGATTCATGAGAATAAGACGATGACTGCCGCTGCTGCAACTGCTGATCAACAGCCTGCTGGTAAAAGAGGCAAGGAACGACCATCATCAGGCAATCCTAAATGGAAAGGCTTCTTTTCCTTATTAGCTGCAGGTGTTGTAGGCTCTGCTTTAACATTTGTAGCGATTCCTCATACAGATTTACTTGATGGAAAATATACTAAACTGGAACAGCAGGTGGAAGATTTGAGCAGTAAAGTAAGCAGCAATAGCAGCTCAAGCGATATTACAGCACAGACAACATCAGCGACAGCCTCTGACAGCAGCTCTCCCTCTATTGCAGATATGGTCGAGACATCTTCTAAGGCTATTGTTGGTATTGTGAATGTGCAAAAGCAGGCGACAAATCAATTTTCACAAAGCACAACCACGGATTCTGAAGTTGAATCTGGATCAGGATCTGGTATCATCTTCAAAAAGGATGATAAATATGCTTACATTGCTACAAACAATCATGTTATTGAAGGGGCAAATTCTTTAGAAATCTCCCTTTATAATGGTGATAAAACAGAAGGTAAATTGATTGGGGCAGATGCACTGACAGACTTAGCTGTTGTCAGAATTGATGCGAAATATGCTACAGATGTTATTGAATTCGGAGATTCATCAACACTTCGCCCAGGTGACCAAGTTTGGGCAATCGGTAACCCGCTTGGACTTGATTTATCGAGAACGGTAACACAGGGAATCGTGAGTGCAGTGGACAGAAGCATAACTGTTAATACATCTGCTGGCGATTGGGAGTTCAATGTTATTCAAACAGATGCTGCTATCAACCCTGGTAACAGTGGCGGAGCATTAATTAACTCTGCTGGTCAAGTTATCGGTATCAACAGCTTGAAGATTTCAGAAGATGGAGTAGAGGGGCTTGGCTTTGCGATTCCAAGTAATGACTTGCTTCCAATCGTCAATGAAATAATTGAAAGCGGTGAAGTGGAGCGTCCGTATATCGGCGTCGGTTTAGCAAGCTTAGAGGAAGTTCCGCAAATGTACCTGCAAGATCTTCCTGACTCTGTCACAAAAGGTGTTATGGTAACAAATATTGATTCCAACTCTGCAGCTGCTAAAGCAGGCCTTGAAGTACAAGATGTAATCATCTCTATAAACGGAACCGATTTAGATGGCTCCTCTGATTTGAGAAAATATCTTTACACAAAGGTAGATATCGGCGATAAAGTTAAATTAGTCGTGTATCATGATGGAAGCAAGAAAACTGTAGAACTGACTTTAACAAGTAATAGCGGCAGCTCCAACTAA
- a CDS encoding ROK family protein codes for MKLFGAIEAGGTKFVCAAGTETGEIKERVSIATTTPEETMPEVIAFFNKHKVEAIGIGSFGPIDVDKNSPTYGNITTTPKLAWRDYPLLRSVQKEFSIPIGFNTDVNIAAMGEAVLGAAKGLDSCLYITVGTGIGAGAYIQGELLQGLTHPEMGHILVRRHPEDSYKGRCPYHGDCLEGLAAGPAIEERWGTKAAELSNNDKVWEMEGYYIAQALMQYILILSPKKIILGGGVMNQEQVLEYINTYLKEFLNGYLEFPQVSTEMGSYIVRPGLGDNAGITGGLLLAKRVYEESK; via the coding sequence ATGAAATTATTTGGTGCAATAGAAGCTGGAGGAACAAAGTTTGTTTGTGCTGCTGGTACGGAAACAGGGGAAATTAAAGAGAGAGTTTCCATTGCTACAACAACACCTGAAGAAACAATGCCAGAGGTAATTGCTTTTTTTAATAAACATAAAGTAGAAGCGATCGGCATTGGCTCCTTTGGACCGATTGACGTAGATAAAAATAGTCCAACGTATGGAAACATCACGACTACTCCGAAGCTTGCATGGCGAGATTACCCTTTATTAAGATCAGTGCAGAAGGAGTTTTCCATTCCAATCGGCTTTAATACAGACGTTAATATAGCGGCTATGGGTGAAGCAGTTCTTGGTGCAGCAAAGGGTCTTGACAGCTGCCTGTATATAACGGTTGGAACTGGTATTGGTGCAGGAGCATATATTCAAGGCGAGCTATTGCAAGGGTTAACGCACCCTGAGATGGGCCATATCCTTGTAAGAAGACACCCAGAAGATAGCTATAAAGGAAGATGTCCATATCATGGTGATTGCCTTGAAGGTCTAGCTGCTGGTCCTGCGATTGAAGAAAGATGGGGAACAAAAGCAGCCGAACTGAGCAACAACGACAAGGTTTGGGAAATGGAAGGTTATTATATTGCTCAAGCCCTTATGCAATATATATTAATCCTATCCCCGAAAAAAATCATCCTCGGTGGAGGAGTCATGAACCAAGAACAGGTTTTAGAATACATTAACACGTATCTGAAGGAATTTTTAAATGGCTATTTAGAATTTCCACAAGTATCAACAGAAATGGGAAGCTATATTGTAAGACCAGGATTAGGTGATAATGCTGGTATTACAGGCGGTTTACTGCTGGCGAAAAGAGTTTATGAGGAAAGTAAATAA
- a CDS encoding GNAT family N-acetyltransferase — protein MLKSLQQSDRSIAAKILTLQKQSYNVEAEIIGYYDLPPLQEDVHHIQSSKEVFLGWMVNGILTGVLSYEETDKSILICRLVVHPDYFRQGIAANMLRSLIVDQDKPIYVCTAMKNTPAVRLYQQFGFEITNTFTPCDGLYLVQLEKKINKPL, from the coding sequence ATGCTTAAAAGTTTACAGCAATCAGATAGATCAATTGCAGCTAAAATTCTTACATTACAAAAACAGTCCTACAATGTGGAAGCAGAAATAATCGGTTATTACGATCTTCCTCCTTTACAAGAGGATGTACACCATATCCAATCAAGTAAGGAAGTGTTTTTAGGATGGATGGTAAATGGAATTCTGACAGGTGTTTTATCCTACGAGGAAACAGACAAAAGCATACTCATCTGCAGACTTGTTGTCCATCCAGACTACTTTCGCCAAGGGATTGCTGCTAATATGCTGAGAAGTCTAATAGTCGATCAAGACAAACCAATTTATGTATGTACCGCAATGAAAAACACACCTGCTGTCAGGCTTTATCAGCAATTCGGGTTCGAAATAACAAACACTTTTACCCCTTGTGACGGACTTTATCTTGTTCAGTTAGAGAAAAAAATAAATAAGCCCCTATGA
- a CDS encoding sensor histidine kinase, with protein MRIKYLYQQLISHISVIVVAFLVVSIASTHFVEKVVLTIKGQELYDYGINILTDLQGNQMQSSAQDTLLNYADVLKSRGVTFGIFDTQQNVIASVGKRINITDEEWNAIKDGENNKVIKSSTRRGNQEVTLVAIPYSVNGEVAGGILLTAPLSDSKQLINEINKYLVYSVFIAFGVALLLSVILSRIHVRRIKKLQEATSLVAVGDYSVRVHSSNFDEIGELASDFNSMVDRLRVSKEEIDALENRRRQFMSDVSHELKTPLTTISGVIEGLNNNMIPEAEKGKGITLVSQETKRLIRLVNENLDYDKIRSNQIVLMKESIQLAEVLEIIQEQLYTQAIEKELAINVDVADNVYIYADYDRLIQILMNITKNSIQFTDAGEIWLRGRADDGFTIIEIEDTGIGMDPAEIENIWKRFYKADISRTNNPYGEFGLGLSIVKQLVQFHHGTIEVSSQKGTGTKFTIYFPIEHK; from the coding sequence ATGAGAATTAAGTACTTATACCAGCAGCTGATCAGCCATATTAGTGTCATTGTAGTTGCATTTTTAGTTGTAAGCATTGCCTCGACTCATTTTGTTGAGAAGGTAGTACTTACTATTAAAGGACAAGAGCTGTATGACTATGGCATTAATATTCTCACAGATTTACAAGGAAACCAAATGCAGTCTTCTGCTCAGGACACACTGCTGAATTATGCAGATGTTCTGAAAAGCAGAGGTGTGACATTTGGCATTTTTGACACACAGCAAAATGTTATTGCATCTGTTGGGAAAAGAATTAATATCACGGATGAAGAATGGAATGCCATTAAGGATGGAGAAAACAATAAAGTTATTAAAAGCAGTACGAGACGAGGCAATCAGGAAGTTACATTAGTTGCCATTCCTTATAGTGTTAATGGAGAGGTAGCAGGTGGAATATTGCTTACCGCCCCTTTAAGTGATTCAAAGCAGCTCATCAATGAAATAAACAAATACCTTGTGTATTCTGTATTTATTGCATTTGGTGTGGCGCTGTTACTCAGTGTTATATTATCTAGAATTCATGTTAGACGAATTAAGAAGCTTCAAGAAGCGACAAGTCTTGTTGCGGTTGGAGATTATAGCGTTAGGGTACACTCATCTAATTTTGATGAAATCGGCGAATTGGCGAGTGACTTTAACTCAATGGTTGACCGTCTCCGTGTTTCGAAGGAAGAAATAGATGCACTAGAAAACCGAAGAAGGCAATTCATGTCAGATGTTTCCCATGAATTGAAGACACCTTTAACAACCATTAGCGGTGTCATTGAAGGACTTAACAATAACATGATCCCAGAAGCGGAAAAAGGGAAGGGGATTACACTCGTAAGCCAGGAAACAAAAAGACTGATCAGACTTGTCAATGAAAATCTCGATTATGATAAGATACGTTCTAATCAGATTGTGCTCATGAAGGAATCCATTCAGCTTGCCGAAGTCCTTGAAATTATTCAGGAGCAGCTCTATACGCAGGCAATAGAGAAGGAGTTGGCTATTAATGTGGATGTTGCCGATAATGTTTACATTTATGCAGACTATGACAGGTTAATCCAAATCCTCATGAATATAACAAAAAACAGTATTCAGTTTACTGATGCAGGTGAAATCTGGCTAAGGGGCAGAGCAGATGATGGCTTCACGATTATAGAAATAGAAGATACTGGTATTGGAATGGACCCGGCAGAAATCGAAAACATTTGGAAAAGATTCTATAAGGCTGATATTTCAAGAACAAATAATCCATACGGGGAGTTTGGGTTGGGCTTGTCCATTGTCAAACAGCTTGTCCAATTCCACCATGGTACAATTGAAGTAAGCAGCCAAAAAGGAACTGGAACGAAATTCACCATTTATTTTCCTATTGAGCATAAATAA
- a CDS encoding ABC transporter ATP-binding protein, with amino-acid sequence MPSESIIRFENVTKAYDQNTTVLENVSFEIERGKFYTLLGPSGCGKTTILRLIAGFMEPTEGNIYFHTKVMNKIPANKRQVNTVFQDYALFPHLNVFENVAFGLRIKKLKKQEIEKRVKDALRFVNLDSYENREISEMSGGQKQRVAIARAIVNEPEVILLDEPLSALDLKLRTEMQYELRELQQRLGITFIFVTHDQEEALAMSDEIFVLNKGKIEQSGTPTDIYDEPINRFVADFIGESNIVSARMEKDFVVHFASKTFECVDQGFHDNETVEVVIRPEDLNITSPEAGKLKVKVDSQLFRGVHYEIGGYDEEGNEWLVHSTKKVVVGEEIGLDFEKEAIHVMRIGETEEEFDRRLEAYDDDGANDEE; translated from the coding sequence ATGCCAAGTGAATCAATAATCAGGTTTGAGAACGTAACGAAAGCCTATGACCAAAATACGACTGTACTTGAAAATGTCAGCTTTGAAATAGAAAGAGGCAAATTTTATACACTTCTTGGTCCATCAGGCTGTGGCAAAACAACAATCCTGCGTCTTATCGCTGGATTCATGGAGCCGACAGAGGGTAATATCTATTTTCATACAAAAGTAATGAATAAAATCCCTGCCAACAAAAGACAGGTAAATACAGTATTTCAAGACTATGCGCTATTTCCTCATTTAAATGTTTTTGAAAATGTAGCCTTTGGCTTGCGCATCAAAAAGCTAAAAAAACAGGAAATTGAAAAGCGAGTAAAAGATGCTTTGCGCTTCGTAAACCTGGACTCATATGAAAACAGAGAAATCAGTGAAATGTCTGGTGGTCAGAAGCAGCGCGTTGCTATCGCAAGAGCAATTGTAAATGAGCCGGAAGTTATTCTTCTCGACGAGCCTCTTTCTGCATTGGATTTAAAGCTGCGGACAGAGATGCAGTATGAATTAAGAGAGCTTCAGCAAAGGCTGGGCATTACCTTTATATTTGTTACACATGACCAGGAAGAAGCATTGGCGATGTCCGATGAAATTTTTGTATTGAATAAAGGGAAAATCGAGCAAAGCGGCACACCAACAGATATTTATGATGAGCCGATAAACCGATTTGTTGCTGACTTTATCGGAGAGTCTAATATCGTTTCAGCAAGAATGGAAAAAGACTTTGTCGTCCATTTTGCCAGCAAAACATTTGAATGTGTTGACCAAGGCTTCCATGATAATGAAACGGTTGAGGTTGTGATTCGTCCCGAGGATTTAAACATCACTTCCCCAGAAGCAGGAAAGCTAAAGGTAAAGGTAGATTCTCAATTATTTAGAGGAGTCCACTATGAAATAGGCGGATATGATGAGGAAGGGAATGAATGGCTTGTTCATTCTACAAAAAAAGTAGTTGTTGGAGAGGAAATCGGACTGGATTTTGAAAAGGAAGCAATCCACGTTATGAGAATAGGAGAAACAGAAGAAGAGTTTGATCGACGCCTTGAGGCATATGATGATGATGGTGCAAATGATGAAGAATAA
- a CDS encoding ABC transporter permease: MMKNKSKWYTIPYYLWIALFVIAPVLLIVYYSFFDIEDKLTLSNYAKFFTPVYLKMTLNSFWYAFLITFFSLVIAYPTAYILTKTKHKQLWLLLIILPSWINLLLKAYAFLGIFGTYGATNEVLEFLGIGKQQILFTDFSFLFVSVYIFIPFMILPIFNALEKLNPTLVDASKDLGASAWTTFAKVIFPLTVDGVKSGCQAVFIPALSLFMITRLIAGNRVITLGTAIEQHFLITQDWGMGSTIAVFLIIIMIVIMMLTGSKKERGVR; the protein is encoded by the coding sequence ATGATGAAGAATAAGTCAAAATGGTATACGATTCCCTATTACTTATGGATTGCGCTGTTTGTAATTGCTCCAGTGCTATTAATTGTTTATTATTCATTTTTTGATATTGAAGACAAACTTACTCTCAGCAACTACGCTAAGTTCTTCACACCAGTCTATTTGAAAATGACGCTGAATTCCTTCTGGTATGCGTTTTTAATAACGTTTTTCTCTTTAGTCATTGCCTACCCTACTGCATATATATTGACGAAGACAAAGCATAAGCAATTATGGCTGCTGCTTATTATTTTGCCGTCGTGGATTAACCTGCTTTTGAAGGCTTACGCATTTTTAGGGATATTTGGAACATATGGTGCTACAAATGAGGTGCTTGAATTCCTTGGAATCGGGAAACAGCAAATCCTGTTCACAGATTTTAGCTTCTTGTTTGTCAGTGTATATATCTTTATTCCATTTATGATATTGCCAATCTTTAATGCACTGGAGAAGTTAAATCCTACTCTTGTTGATGCCTCAAAGGATCTTGGTGCATCCGCTTGGACGACTTTTGCGAAAGTCATTTTTCCATTAACAGTTGACGGTGTTAAGTCAGGCTGTCAGGCAGTATTTATTCCTGCACTATCTTTATTCATGATTACAAGACTAATTGCAGGAAACAGGGTTATTACACTAGGAACAGCTATAGAGCAGCATTTTCTGATAACGCAAGACTGGGGAATGGGTTCAACGATTGCTGTATTCCTAATCATTATTATGATTGTTATCATGATGTTGACAGGAAGTAAGAAGGAGAGGGGAGTAAGATGA
- a CDS encoding helix-turn-helix domain-containing protein yields MDIGKKIKNLRLKKGLTQEELGERTDLSKGYISQLERDLSSPSIETFFDILEVLGCSPKDFFDDEERRQKVVYKEEDVTDFFDEEKGYHIQWLVPESNEKEMEPIRLSFNKKGEFKKFEPSLSETYAYVIEGEVLLKLGKQEYRAKKGESIYFHATDEHQFFNIADGISTLLLVATDSYL; encoded by the coding sequence ATGGATATTGGTAAAAAGATAAAGAACTTACGTTTGAAAAAGGGTTTGACGCAAGAAGAGTTAGGGGAAAGGACAGATTTAAGCAAAGGTTATATATCACAGCTGGAAAGGGACTTGAGCTCCCCATCGATTGAAACCTTTTTTGATATTTTGGAGGTATTGGGCTGTTCCCCAAAAGACTTTTTTGATGATGAAGAGAGAAGGCAGAAGGTTGTTTATAAAGAAGAGGATGTCACTGATTTCTTTGATGAAGAAAAAGGATATCATATTCAATGGCTTGTGCCGGAATCTAATGAGAAGGAAATGGAGCCAATTAGGCTCAGCTTTAACAAAAAAGGAGAATTTAAGAAGTTCGAGCCATCCCTTTCAGAAACATATGCATATGTGATAGAGGGAGAAGTCTTGTTAAAGCTTGGAAAACAGGAATATAGGGCAAAAAAAGGTGAGTCCATTTATTTTCACGCGACAGATGAACACCAGTTTTTTAATATTGCAGACGGTATATCAACGCTTTTACTTGTAGCGACCGATTCTTACTTATAA
- a CDS encoding peptidylprolyl isomerase — MKNKKIILPILGIVLIALIVVAVILVQKSNTVASVEGEKITQNDLDEALNKQYGTSILQTLIANKVVDLEAEKEKIKVTDKEKKAELDDLIESSGGEDAFNAALEANGASKADIEEELLRYLKIKKLLEPRIEITDDQIQAYFDENKASFNTPEQVEASHILVADEKTAKEVKKKLDDGEDFADLAKEYSTDTATKENGGELGYFSSGQMVEEFEKAAFSMDVDEISNPVETTNGWHIIKVTGHKDAVEAKLDDHKDEIKDTLFETQMNTEYSTWLTEIQAKYDIDNKLDTSSKTDTTSSAS, encoded by the coding sequence ATGAAAAACAAAAAGATCATTTTACCCATTTTAGGAATTGTATTAATAGCATTGATCGTTGTTGCTGTTATTCTAGTACAAAAGAGTAACACAGTGGCATCTGTCGAGGGAGAAAAAATTACGCAGAATGATTTGGATGAAGCATTGAACAAGCAGTATGGTACTTCTATCCTTCAAACATTGATTGCAAATAAAGTAGTTGACCTTGAAGCGGAAAAAGAAAAAATTAAGGTTACTGATAAAGAAAAAAAGGCAGAGCTTGATGATCTTATTGAATCTTCAGGCGGCGAGGATGCCTTTAATGCTGCATTAGAAGCAAACGGCGCATCAAAAGCCGATATTGAAGAGGAACTATTGCGTTACTTGAAGATCAAGAAGTTGCTTGAGCCAAGAATTGAAATCACTGATGATCAAATTCAAGCATACTTCGATGAAAACAAAGCAAGCTTTAATACTCCTGAGCAAGTAGAAGCAAGCCATATTCTTGTTGCAGATGAAAAAACAGCTAAAGAAGTGAAGAAAAAGCTGGATGACGGCGAAGACTTTGCTGACCTAGCAAAAGAATACTCTACTGATACAGCAACAAAAGAAAACGGCGGTGAGCTTGGTTACTTCTCATCTGGACAAATGGTTGAAGAATTCGAAAAAGCTGCATTCTCAATGGATGTTGATGAAATTAGCAACCCTGTAGAAACAACTAACGGCTGGCACATCATTAAAGTAACAGGTCATAAAGATGCAGTTGAAGCTAAGTTGGACGACCATAAAGACGAAATTAAAGATACACTATTTGAGACACAAATGAACACAGAGTACAGCACATGGTTGACGGAAATCCAAGCAAAATACGATATCGATAACAAATTAGACACTAGCAGCAAAACAGACACCACTTCAAGCGCTAGCTAA
- the def gene encoding peptide deformylase produces MSKFNQSYVITMSDIVREGADILREKTKELTLPPSEEDKEELLCMLQYLKNSQEPSLAKKYKLRPGVGISANQIGLNKRMFAAFIKGQNGNNFEYMLINPKIISHSTSMIYLPDSEGCLSIDRPVIGFVPRYQRITVKAFDINGKEVKIKLKDYEAIVFQHEIDHLNGILFPDHINSTNPFQLPENIDIKPFN; encoded by the coding sequence ATGAGCAAGTTTAATCAATCTTATGTAATTACTATGAGTGACATCGTAAGGGAAGGCGCAGATATATTAAGAGAAAAAACAAAAGAGCTGACATTGCCGCCATCTGAGGAGGATAAGGAAGAGCTTCTCTGTATGCTACAATATTTAAAAAACAGCCAAGAACCAAGCCTAGCAAAAAAATACAAGCTTCGTCCAGGGGTGGGCATTTCAGCAAACCAAATCGGACTAAACAAGCGAATGTTTGCTGCTTTTATTAAAGGCCAAAATGGCAATAACTTTGAATATATGCTTATTAATCCGAAAATAATAAGCCATTCCACAAGCATGATATACCTTCCTGACAGCGAAGGCTGCCTTTCCATTGATCGCCCTGTTATTGGCTTTGTGCCCCGTTATCAAAGAATAACAGTGAAAGCCTTCGACATTAATGGCAAGGAAGTAAAAATTAAACTAAAAGACTATGAAGCAATCGTATTTCAGCATGAGATCGACCATTTAAACGGGATTTTGTTCCCAGATCATATTAACAGCACTAATCCATTCCAACTGCCTGAAAATATTGATATCAAGCCCTTTAATTAA